CGAGGCTCGGGCGTGACGCCGAGACCGAGGCCGCCCGGGCGGCCGCGTCGCGCGCCGAGGCTGATCGGCGGCCCGCCCGGCCGATCCAGGTCCGCTTCGGCAGCGTGCTGGAGTTCACCGGCGCCGACTTTCCCGCTGCGGTCCATCCCGGCGAGCGGGTCGTCGTGCGCTACTCCTGGCGCGTGCTCGACCGCATGCGCGGAGACTACACGGCGTTCGTCCACCTTCATGGCCCGGGCCGGCGGTTCGGCCACGATCACCGGATGGGCGCGGATTATGGCACGTCGCGATGGGCGGCCGGCGAGCGCACGCAGGAGACCCTCACGCTCCGCATCCCGCCCGACGCGCCGCCCGGGCCCTACTCCGTCACCGTCGGCGTGTGGCTCGCCTGGTCGGGGAAGAAGCTGCGGGTGACCGAGGCGGACGTGCCCTACAAGCGGTACGAGGCCAGCGTGGCGACGCTGAGGGTCGTTCCGTCCCGATGACCCGGGGGTGGCGCGGAGCCCTGACCCTTTCCGCGGCCTTTTACGCGGGCTTCGCGGCGGGCGTCGCCATGGCGACCTGGCCGCTCGTCCTCGGCCTGGCGACCCTGTGGCCGCCCCACCACGACGCACGCGTCTTCACCTGGGTCATGGCGTCGCAGGGCCGGCGGCTTCTCACGGACCCTCTCGCCCTCTTCCACGGCAACGCCTTCTACCCGAACGGGGAAAGCCTCGCCTACACCGAGGTTCTGCTTCCCCCGACGCTCCTCGGGCTTCCGGGATTCCTGTGGGGCAACCCCGTCCTCACCTACAATCTCCTCGTCCTCGCCCTGTGGCCGTTGAACGGCGTGGCCATGGCCTGGGTGGCCTATGCGCTCACGGGCTCGCGCTCCGCCGGGTGGCTGGCCGGGGCGGTGTTCTGCCTTTCCCCGTACTTCACCGAGTACTATCTCGAGTTCCAGATGCTCCTCGCCGCCGCCCTGCCCATCGCGCTCTTCGCCTGGGTGCGCTGGCTGGAGACCCAGGAGTCCCGCTGGCTCCTGCTCGCGCTGGGGGCGCTCCTGGTCCAGGGCCTCACGACCTGGTACTACGCGATCATCCTGGGGCTCGCCCTCGCCGCGCTCGCGGGCGGCTTCCTCTGTCTCCGCTGGCACGGCTGGCAGTGGCGGCGCGTCCTCCCGGCGCTGGCCCTCGGGGGGCTCGCGACCGGCGCCATCCTCCTGCCGTTCGCGCTCCCCTATCTCGCCATTCACCGGGAATTCGGCTTCGAGCGAGGCCTGACCGAAACGGCGGAGCACTACGCCGACCTCGCGACCTTCGTCGAGCCCGGCCGGCGGAGCCTCTTCTACCATTACGTGCTGACGGGTCACGTCGCGGAGACGTCGGCCTTCGCGGGGTTCACCGTGCTGGCCCTCGCGATCGGGAGCCTCGTCTGGGCAGGTCGGGATCACCGCCCGGGTGGCCGCGCCGCCTGGCTGGGCCGCGCTCTCCTGGTGATCCTCGGGCTGACGATCGTCGCCTTCGGCTGGGCCGTCGCGCTCCATCCGGGCGGGGGCCGCCCGGGATCGCTGCGGGTCGCCGTGCTCCTGGACGTCATCGTGGTCCTGGCCTTTGCATTGCTCGCGCTCCGGGGATGGGCGATGCGCGGCGCGCCGCGCGCGCTCACGCGTGGCGACTGGACACGCCTCCTCCTCGCCTTCACGGTCGTCTTCGCGATTCTGGCGCTCGGGCCGGTCGTCCACTTCGGCCGCCGGCCGCTCGGCCCCGGGCCGTACGTCGCGTTCTACGACGTCCTGCTGCCATTGCGCGCCATCCGGGTCACGGCCCGCTTCGCCGTCATCTACGTGGCCGGCGTGGCGCTCCTGGCCGCGCTCGGTCTCGCCGCGGTAGAGGAGCGCCTGCGCGCCCGTCCGGGATGGCGGCGGCTCGCCGTGGCCGCGGTGTTCGTGGCCGTGGCCGCGGAATACGCCGTCGCCCCCGCCGCCTATCTACACGAGACCGTCGCGCCCCGGCCCGTCGACGCGCTGCTTCGCGCCGACCCCGAGGACGTGGCGGTGCTCGAGTGGCCGCTCAACGTGCGGATGGCCGATGCCGACGCCATGGTCCGCTCGCTGTGGCACCGGAAGCTCCTGGTCAACGGGCTGTCGGGCTTCATGCCGCCCGACGTCCGGGATCTGTCGACGCTGCTCTCGACGCCCGGATCGCCGTTCCCGCTCCCGGAAGCGCAAGCGGCCCTCCGGCGC
Above is a genomic segment from Candidatus Methylomirabilota bacterium containing:
- a CDS encoding interleukin-like EMT inducer domain-containing protein, with the translated sequence MTRGWRGALTLSAAFYAGFAAGVAMATWPLVLGLATLWPPHHDARVFTWVMASQGRRLLTDPLALFHGNAFYPNGESLAYTEVLLPPTLLGLPGFLWGNPVLTYNLLVLALWPLNGVAMAWVAYALTGSRSAGWLAGAVFCLSPYFTEYYLEFQMLLAAALPIALFAWVRWLETQESRWLLLALGALLVQGLTTWYYAIILGLALAALAGGFLCLRWHGWQWRRVLPALALGGLATGAILLPFALPYLAIHREFGFERGLTETAEHYADLATFVEPGRRSLFYHYVLTGHVAETSAFAGFTVLALAIGSLVWAGRDHRPGGRAAWLGRALLVILGLTIVAFGWAVALHPGGGRPGSLRVAVLLDVIVVLAFALLALRGWAMRGAPRALTRGDWTRLLLAFTVVFAILALGPVVHFGRRPLGPGPYVAFYDVLLPLRAIRVTARFAVIYVAGVALLAALGLAAVEERLRARPGWRRLAVAAVFVAVAAEYAVAPAAYLHETVAPRPVDALLRADPEDVAVLEWPLNVRMADADAMVRSLWHRKLLVNGLSGFMPPDVRDLSTLLSTPGSPFPLPEAQAALRRIYPLRYLVVRLGDDNLPPIGRPSWLALRQIQPPLLRFRGTFGSEDLYEIVPLPEQAVTLERRVSYDVLRRHSRLELALRPRATGPDLEQWTTVSLDGRPVERLPLDHGTRATLSLGRASSLAVPNVITLEYGYRRPLAALDDVRYRIGTTGVTAPGDIRVLSAGQPDVASGAHEEAGSVQLNGVELAPRSRGYNMVALDTEGRVVAAAAFDTFFRLEAPGQLASWIAALPAGVIVAGAVRDEASGRLTEEAVAALRALGVTGDLRGRFREAHGFVGVKGAAPGTAFEALGPAPVELRVGRVELVTGRPETRLGFELTEFALR